TGTCCTTTCCACTCGGGGGCGGCTGGAGGAGGTGGCGACGCAGCAGGGTTTGCGCAACTGCGCCAGCATTGCCGGTAAGCCGGGGGTCGGGGCAAGCTCGTCCTCGAAACGCAAGAGCAGGCGGCGGCGGTACTCGGCCTCGAAATCCTCGGGCAGGGCGCGATTGAACCGCTCGCGGATGACCTTGGCCACGGTCGGGAAACTGCGGCCCAGGAAATCGCGGCGGACATCGTCGGGGCCGATCGACAGGCCCAGCTCCGCCAGTTGTGCGATCATGACGCTGGCCGAGAGAACCTCGCTATCGGCGATGACACCGTCGCAATCAAAGATCACCAGTCCGATCCGCATCCCGTTTCCTTGCATTGCCGATGGGAGAGCAGCGGGAGAAGGGCGCAAGAGTGCGATGCTGTCAATGGAAAAGGGTTCCTGCTGAAATGCCGCGCCCGAAGGCGCGACATCCCAGCAGGGAGGAGTGTTCGAGGATATGTTCCAAATTCCCGAACAAGACCATGCTGGCACATGCGGATTAAGATTGTATTGTCAGGTTGCGATAAAAACGGTTCGGGGAAGAAAGAGGGCGGGATGGCGCAAATTCTGGATGGTGACGCGGGAACGATCTTCGTGGGCGGCGGCGGAGAGGAATACGGCACGCCGCAGACCATGCTGCTGAAATATGCCAATCGGCATGGCATGATCGCTGGCGCGACCGGGACCGGCAAGACGGTGACCTTGCAGATATTGGCCGAAAACCTGTCGTTGGCCGGGGTGCCGGTCTTCCTGGCCGATGTGAAGGGCGATCTGGCCGGGTTGTCGCGTTCTGGCAGCGACCAGGCCAAGCTGCACGAGGCGTTCAAGAAGCGCGCAGATACGATCGGGCTGGAACTGGATTACCAGGATTTCCCCGTCACCTTCTGGGATGTCTGGGGCGAACAGGGGCATCCCGTCCGCACCACGCCCGCCGAGATGGGGCCGTTGCTGCTGTCGCGCCTGCTGGATCTGACCGAGGCGCAGGAAGGGGTGATGAACATCGCCTTCCGCGTGGCCGACGAGCAGGGGCTGGCGCTGGCGGATCTGAAGGATTTGCAGGCGATGCTGGTCTGGGTCGGGCAGAACTCGAGCGAACTATCGCTGCAATACGGCAATGTCAGCTCGGCCAGCGTGGGGGCGATTCAGCGCGCGCTGCTGGTGCTGGAAAATCAGGGCGGCGACAAGCTGTTCGGGGAACCGGCGCTGGAACTGGCCGACCTCATGCGGCAGGATCAGGCGGGCAAGGGAATGATCAACATCCTCGCCGCCGATCAACTGATGAACTCGCCGCGCCTCTATGCGACCTTCCTGCTGTGGCTGCTGTCGGAGCTGTTCGAACAATTGCCCGAAGTGGGCGATCCCGAGCGCCCCAAGATCGCCTTCTTCTTCGACGAGGCGCATCTGCTGTTCGACGACGCGCCCAAGGCCTTGATCGAGAAGGTCGAGCAGGTCGCGCGGCTGATCCGCTCGAAAGGGGTCAGCGTCTGGTTCATCAGCCAGAACCCGACCGATATTCCCGAGGATATCCTGGGCCAGCTTGGCAACCGGGTGCAACACGCGCTGCGGGCCTTTACCGCCAAGGACCAGAAGGCGCTGCGCATGGCGGCGGAAAATTACCGGCCCAATCCCGATTTCGACACTGCCGAGGCAATCCAGAATGTCGGCACGGGCGAGGCGGTGACCTCGCTGCTGGAAAACAAGGGTGTGCCGGGAATCGTTCAGCGCACGCTGATCCGCCCGCCTTTCAGCCAGCTTGGTCCGGTTTCGGATTCCGAACGGGCCGAGGTCATGAAAGCGTCTCCGATGGCGGAGAAATACGGCAAGACGCTGGACCGGGAATCCGCGCAGGAGATCCTCGCCAAACGCGCCGAGGAAGCCGGAGCCGAGGCGGAGGAGAGGGCGCCCGCCAAAGCGGATGACGACCTGTTCGACATGGGTAACGAGGAATACAAGCAGGCCCGCCGCTATGAGCCGCCAAAGCCGGCGAAGCCGAAATCCTCGCGCTCTTCGCGTTCGGACAGTATCGCCGAGACATTCGGCAAGAGCCTTGCCCGGCAATTGGGCAGCCGCGCCGGCAAGGAACTGGTCAGAGGCGTGCTCGGATCGCTGTTCCGGGGGCGGTGACCGGCGGGGGTGATGCGCGTATCTCGGCCATCAGGGCGATCATGACCAGGACATGCCGCTGCATGTCATAATGCGGCACGCGCGCCAGCCGGGCTTCGTTGAGACGTTCTTCCTCTTCCTTCAGGCGCGGCAAGGCACTGCCCGCCGGGGGACAGGTCGGGCTGCGCAAGAGCCGGGGGAGGTCGCGTCTGCGATGCCATCCGGCCTGACCGGCCAGACCTGCCCGGACCAGGCTGCGTGGACGGCGCGACGGTTGGATCGCCCTGGCGGGATGGAAGGCCGTGATGTCGGTGAATGCGGTCATGGGGACTCTCTGTCGCTGTCGTGAGGCCGCCATGATCACATGATCGGGGCACTGTTGCGGAATTGAGCTGTGCAGCGCACGTAAGGGAAAGGAAAATTTAGCGTTTGTTAGGGAATGTTGCGTCTCTGCCCACGAGTTGCCGAGCAATTCATCGGGCGATTTCCAGCGCGGGAAAATGGTTCACTTTGCCCGCGAGAGCTAGAGAGGCAACAGAATGATCCAGAGACAGAATTTCCCGGCAACCCATGAGGTCGGCGAGCCGCGCCGGCAGGCGCCCGGGCCCGATACTGGCAAACCCGACGACGTGGAGCTTTACCTGCGTCATATCAGGGACGGAGTGCCGATCCGGGCATTGGCGCGCGAACTGGGCTGTCATGCCTCGACCGTGTTGCGCCGCGTCCGCCGCTTCGAGGAACGCCGCGACGATCCGCTGGTTGATGCCGCGCTTTCGGCCCGCGCCGAAGCGCCCGCGGCGGAACAGGATGAGCGGCAGTTCCGGCAAGTGCTGCGCAGGCTGGCCGAGCCGGGGGCGGTGATGGTCACGGCCAAGGGCATGGAGAAAGCCATCGTGACCCGTGACGAGATCCGCACCGCGGTTCTGGATCGGAGCATGGCCGAGGCGATGGCGCTGCGCGGATGGGTGGCGCAATCGGTTCAAGGCGGGCGTATCCAGCGTTATGTGCTGGTCCCTGCGGGGCGCGAAGCCTTGCGGCGAATGCTGAAAACCGGGGGGCAGGATGCAGAGGATCACGCCGGGAAACACCGGGTCCAGGGGGATCGTATCATCGAGGATCCCGAAGATGGCCGCCGCCGCCGAACCCGTGTCAATCTTGCCGAAAGCCCCTTGCTGCTTCTGGCGCGCCATCGTGACATGGATGGGCAGCCCTTCCTGACTCCCGGGATGGTCGCCGCCGGGGAACGTCTGCGCGAGGATTTCGAACTCGCCCAGATGGGCCCCCGCGTCACCCAGAACTGGGAGGGCTTCCTGACTGCCGGCATCGATGTTGGCCGCAACGCTTTCGGGGGCGGGTCGATCTCTGCACGCGATCGGGTGGCGGCGGCGCTGCGCGACCTGGGGCCGGGGCTTGGCGATGTCGCGTTGCGCATCTGCTGCTTTCTCGAAGGAATGGTGATGACCGAGCGGCGTTTGGGCTGGACGGCGCGCTCGGGCAAGATCGTGCTGCGCCTGGCGCTGATGCGGCTCGAACGGCACTACGAGGAACGTTATGGCAAATACGCACCTCCGATCGGTTGAGTTCCGGGTCCTTGCCATGAGGCTAGGTTGATAACCCGCCGGGAGCGAGATAAGCTGAAAGCCAGTATTTCGGATTGTTCGATCAGCAGATCTTATGAATATCACCTTCCGCCAATTGCGATATTTCCTGGCCCTGGCCGAGCAGGGGCATTTCACCCGCGCGGCCGAGACGATCCACGTGACCCAGCCAGCCCTGTCGATGCAGATCCGCGCGCTGGAGGACATGGCGGGCGGGCAACTGGTCGAACGGACGCCGACCGGGATCGTGTTGACACCGCGCGGACGTGCGCTGGCCGATCATGCCCGGCGGGTCCTGGCGACGATGTCCGGGTTGGAGCAGGCCTTGCGCCAACCGGGGCAGGGCGGTCGGTTGCGGCTAGGGATGATCCCGACCGTTGCCCCCTATCTGCTGCCCGAGGCGCTGCCGGAGCTGCGTGCCAGCGACATCGGGCGCGATCTGCATCTGCGCGAGGCGATGACCGAGCGGCTTCTGAACGAATTGGAATCCGGTCGTCTCGATGCCGCGGTCGTGGCCACCCCGCCCGAGAATGACAGCATGGTCGCGGTGGCGCTGTTCACCGATCGCTTCCTGTTGGCAGGCAGTTCCGGCCGTATCGCCGGTTTTTCCGACCGTGCGGACGATCTGCGTCCGCAATCGCTGGATCCGGCGCAGCTTCTGTTGCTGGACGAGGGGCATTGCCTGGGCGATCAGGCGCTGGAAGTCTGCGGGCTGTCTCGCCGGGGAGGACGGTTGGACCTGGGGGCGGCATCGCTTTCGACCCTGTGCCGTCTGGCGGCGCAGGGGATGGGGCTGACCTTCCTGCCCGAGATCGCCCGGAGGCAGGAAATGGCGGCGGCGCCGGGGCTGGCCGCGATCCGCTTTCCCGATCCGCAGCCTGCGCGGCAGGTGCTCTTGATGCGTCGTGCCTCGACCCCGGCGGATGGGTGGTTCGACGAGCTGGCCGATACGTTGCGGCATGCCGGGCAGGGATTGCTTGCCGATGACGAGGCCTAGATAAACTATTGAGATATCGTCAGAAGACTTTCTTCAGTTCCCGCACGGCATAATCCGCGAACATGCGGACCTTGGGATCCTGCAAGCGCCGATGCGGGGTCAGGCTGCCGAATTGGGCCGGCATGGGCGGGGTGTCGGGAAGAACATTCACCAAACGCCCTGCCTCGATATCACCGGCCACTTCATAGAACGGGCGATTCGCGATTCCCTCTCCGCCAAGCGCCCATGAGGTCAGCACATCCCCGTCATCGGTATCGAAGCGCCCGGAAACCATCATCTTCTTCGGTCCATCCGGGGCCTGAAGCACCCAGAAATATTCCGGGCTGCGCGGATATCGCAGCAAAAGGCAGTTGTGATCGGCCAGATCCTCGGGTTGTTCCGGCGTGCCATGCGCGGCGAGATATTCGGGTGAGGCAACCAGCATCCTTGGGCAATCCGCGATCTTGCGCCACTTCAGCGTGGAATCGGCAGGCTCTCCCAAAAAGAAAGCCAGATCAATGGCGTCCTCGACGATATTCACGTTGCGGTCCGATAGGCGCAGGCGAAATTCCACCCCGGGATTCTCGTGACAGAACGGCGGGATCAGGGGCGCGATCAATCGTCGCCCCAAACCCAGGGGCGCGGTCAGCCGGATCACCCCCTGCGGCTTGCCCGAAAAGCTGCTGACCATCGCCTCTGCCTCGTCCAGCGTGTCGATGACGCGGCGGGCGTGGTCATAGAAGGCGCGACCGATCTCGGTCGGGGTCAGCCGCCGCGTGGTCCTGTTCAGCAGCCGCACCCCGAAGCGATTTTCAAGATCCTTGATACGATTCGAGGCAACGGCGGGTGACAGACGCAAGTCCCTGCCACCGGCGGTGATCGAGCCCAGTTCGATCACGCGGACAAAGACTCTCAGACTTTCAAGATAGGACATCGGGTTAGGCCGCTTTCAAGGAATCGTGTAAAGTCTTCCGCGTCGGGACCGATTTCGCAACGATTCTTTCCGGCTTACGCTTCGGACGGTTTCACAGCCAGGAGGATTGCCATGAAGCCCGAGCTGCGCTTTCTGCTCAACGATCAGGAGATCAGGCTGACCGAGGTCGGGGCCTCGGATACATTGCTGGATCATCTGCGCATCGCCCGTCGCCTGACCGGCACCAAGGAGGGCTGCGCCGAGGGCGATTGCGGCGCCTGCACGGTGTTGTTGGGCCGCTTGACCGAGGATGGGCTGGTCTATGAGCCGATCAATGCCTGCATCCGGTTCCTGGCGTCCTGCCATGCCTGCCATGTCGTCACGGTCGAGCATCTGCGCGGCCCAGACGGCGGTTTGCACCCGATCCAGAAGGCGATGGTCGAGCATCACGGCAGCCAATGCGGCTTCTGCACGCCGGGGATCGTCATGTCGCTTTACGGCTTGTGGATGAGCGATCCGCAGGCGGGTGTGACGCAGATCGAAGAGGCGCTGCAGGGCAATCTCTGCCGCTGCACCGGCTATGAGCCGATCGTGAAGGCCGCCCTGGCTGCCGGGCGGCAGGGCGGGCAGGCGATGGATGCGTTGGCGGTCGAGCGCGACGCGGTGGCGGCACGGCTGCACGCGATGCGCGAGGGCCGGGTCGAGCTGTCCAAGGGCGACGAACGTGCGATCATTCCCGCCGATGTGGACGATTTCGCGGCGGTGCTGGAAGAGAACCCCGATGCGACAATCGTCGCGGGCGCGACCGATGTCGGGCTGTGGGTGACGAAATTCCTGCGCGATATCTCCCCCGCCGTTTTCATCGGCCACCTGATGAAGGGTATCGAGGTGAATGGCGATGAGATCCGCCTCGGCGCGGGCGTGACCTATAGCGAGGCTGCCCCGCTGATCGCCAAGCATATTCCCGCCGCGCATGATTACTGGCTGCGCATTGGCGGTTGGCAGGTCCGCAACATGGGAACCATTGGCGCGAATATCGCCAATGGCTCGCCCATCGGCGACACGCCGCCCCTGCTGATCGCGCTCGGTGCGCGGATCGTGCTGCGCAAGGGTGCTGTGCGGCGCGAGGTGGCGCTGGAGGATTTCTTCATCGACTACGGCAAGCAGGACCGCGCTCCCGGCGAATTCGTCGAAGAGGTCATCATCCCGACACGTCCGCAGGCGAAACTGGCCGCCTACAAGATCTCGAAGCGCCGCGACAGCGACATCACCGCCGTCGCCGCCGGTTTTTGCCTGAGCGTTGAAAATGGTATCATCACGCAGGCGAAGGTCGCATTCGGCGGCATGGCCGCGATTCCCAAACGTGCCGCAAAGGCCGAGGCCGCGCTGACCGGGCAGCCCTTTGCCGCTGACAGCTTCGACGCCGCCGCCCGTGCCGTGGCTGAAGATTTCCAGCCGCTGAGCGATTGGCGGGCCAGCGCCGAATACCGTCAGGTCATCGCCGCCAACCTGTTCCGCCGCTTCTGGCTGGAGCAATCCGAACCCGATCTGCCCGTGCGGCTGCAATACGCGGTGGGAGAATGAGCATGAAAGACGATACCGCAATCAAGGGCGTTGCCCACGCCGAAACGATCCACGATTCGGCCATCAAGCATGTCACCGGCCGGGCGGAATATACCGACGATCTGGCCGAGCCTCATGGCCTGATCCATGCCTATCTGGGGCTGGCGCAATGCGCCCATGGCCGGATCACCGGGATGGATTTCACCGAGACGCTGGCCGCGCCCGGGGTGATCGGCGTGCTCACCGCCAAGGATATCCCGGGCGTCAATGATGTCTCGCCCAATGGCAAGGATGACGATCCCGTCTTCGCCGAGGAGGAGGTGAAGTTCTGGGGCCAGCCCGTCTTTGCCGTCATCGCCGAGACTCGCGACCAGGCCCGCCGTGCCGCCCACATGGCCAAGATCGGCTATGAAGAACTGCCCTTCGCACTCGACCCCGTTGCTGCGCGCGACGCCGGGATGGATTACGTGACCGAGCCGCTGACGCTGAAACGCGGCGATGCCGGGGCCGGGATGGCTGCGGCTCCGCGCCGCATCAAGGGACGGTTCGGGATCGGCGGGCAGGATCACTTCTATCTCGAAGGCCAGATCGCCATGGCGGTGCCGGGCGAGGACGAGGATGTCGCAGTCAATGTCTCGACCCAGCATCCAAGCGAGGTGCAGCATATGGTCGCCCATGTGCTGGATGTGCCATCGCATTCGGTGGTCGTGAATGTGCGCCGCATGGGCGGGGGATTCGGCGGCAAGGAGACGCAGATGAACCTATTTGCCTGCGTCGCCGCCATGGCTGCGAAGAAATGGAACCGCGCGGTGAAGATCCGCCCCGATCGCGACGACGACATGATCGCCACTGGCAAGCGCCATGATTTCGTGGTCGATTACGAGGTCGGATTCGACGACGAGGGCCATATCCTGGCCGTCGAGGGCGATTGGTATGCGCGCTGCGGTTTCTCGGCCGATCTATCCGGCCCCGTGACCGACCGGGCGCTGTTCCATGCCGACAACGCCTATTACTACCCCGATGTGCTTCTGCGCAGCCATCCGATGCGCACCAATACCGTCAGCAACACCGCTTTTCGCGGCTTCGGAGGACCGCAAGGCGTCATCGTGGCCGAACGGATGATCGAAGAGATCGCCTATGCGCTTGGCCGCGACCCCTACGAGATCCGGCAGAAGAACCTCTACAAGAACGGGCAATTGACCCCCTATCACCAGGAGATCAGCGACCAGATCCTGCCGCGCATCTTCGAGGAACTCGAAGCGAGCAGCGATTACCAGGCCCGCCGTCAGGCGGTGCTGGACTGGAACTCGAAGGGAGGCGTGATCCGCAAGGGCATCGCGCTGACCCCGGTGAAATTCGGCATCAGCTTTACCGCGACATGGTTCAATCAGGCCGGTTCGCTGATCCATGTCTATTCCGACGGCTCCATCGCGCTGAACCATGGCGGGACCGAGATGGGGCAGGGTCTGAATACCAAGGTCGCGCAGGTCGTGGCCGAGGCCTTCCAATGCGATATCTCGCGCATCAAGATCACCCGGACGACGACCGAGAAGGTGCCGAATACCTCGGCCACCGCGGCCTCATCGGGGACCGATCTGAACGGCATGGCGGCGCTGGACGCAGCCGAGCAGATCAAGACCCGGCTGGTCGATTTCGTTTCCGAGCGTTGGCAGGCCCCGCGAGAGGATGTGCGTTTCGTGCCCGGTCATGTCGTGGCGGGCGAGACGGCGATCCCCTGGAACGAGGTGATCAAGGCCGCCTATATGGCCCGCATCCACCTGTCGGCGGCGGGTTTCTACAAGACGCCCAAGATCCACTGGGACCGCGCTACGGGTCAGGGACGGCCGTTCTATTACTTCGCCTATGGCGCGGCGGTCTCCGAGGTTTCCGTCGATACGCTGACCGGCGAATACGTGATCGACCGCGCCGATGTGATCCACGATGTCGGCCGCAGCCTGAACCCGGCCATCGACAAGGGTCAGGTCGAGGGCGCCTTCGTGCAGGGCACCGGCTGGCTGACCTGCGAGGAGCTCTGGTGGGACGACAAGGGCCAGCTGCGCACGCATGCGCCCTCGACCTACAAGATCCCGCTCGCTTCGGACCGCCCGCGCATCTTCAACGTGACGCTGGCCGACTGGTCGGAAAACAGCGAGCGCACGATCAAGCGGTCCAAGGCCGTGGGAGAGCCGCCCTTCATGCTGGGCATCTCGGTGTTCGAGGCGATCAACATGGCTGTTGCCTCGGTGGCGGAATACCGCGAACCCGCCCGCCTCGACGCCCCCGCCACGCCCGAGCGTGTGCTGATGGCCGTGAACCGGCTGAAGGGATGATCCGGGTCCGCGTCATATCGGCCAGGGGCTCGACCCCGCGCGATGCGGGGGCCGAGATGTTCGTCGGTCCGGATCGGGTCGAGGGCACCATTGGTGGCGGTCAGTTGGAATATATGGCCATCGACCGCGCCCGGCGGATGCTGCAAACCGGCGAGGCGCAGGCCGAGATGGATATCCCCCTTGGCCCCGAGATTGGGCAATGTTGCGGAGGACGCGTTCGGCTGAGCCTAGACCGAAAACCCGCGACGCCGCAGGACCATCCCGACGTGCTGATCTTCGGCGCGGGCCATGTCGGTCGGGCACTGGCATTGGCGCTGCAACCGCTGCCGGTCAACGCCACGCTGATCGACCAGCGCCCCGAAGAATTGGCGCTTGCCGCCTCCGGCCTGCAAACCCGTCTGACCCCGCTGCCCGAGGCCGAGATCCGCGCCGCCCGCCCCGGTTCCGCCATCGTCATCCTGACCCATGACCATGCGCTGGATTTCATGCTGGGTACCGAGGCGTTGTCGCGCAATGACCTCACCTATATCGGCATGATCGGCAGCGCCACGAAACGCTCGCAGTTCAACCGCTTCGCCCGCGACCGTGGCATCGATCCCGCGCAACTGACCTTGCCGATCGGCGCGGGGTTCTCAACCGATAAACGCCCGGCGGTGATTGCCGCCTATACCGCCGCCGAGTTGATGACCCGGCTGACCGCAACTTCTTCTTCAGAAAAATATCCATGCAACAGTTAATCCGGGGCCGAGTGCTCGGCTTTCATGCCGATCCCTCTGAGACTGACGACAACCACCGCTATATCGAGGACGGTGCCATCCTGATCGAGGATGGCCGCATCCTTGCCGTGGACGAATACACCGTGCTCGCCCGCCCGGATCTGGCCGAGATCGACCACCGCCCGCATCTGATCATGCCGGGCTTCATCGATCCGCATATCCATTTTCCACAGGTGCAGGTGATCGCAAGCTGGGGCGCGCAGCTTCTGGACTGGCTGAACACCTATACCTTCCCCGAAGAGGCGCGTTTCGCCGATCCCGATCACGCCACCCGCATGGCAGGGCTATTTCTCGACCAGCTGACCGCACATGGTACGACAACGGGTGTCGCCTTCTGCTCGGTCCATGCCACCAGTGCCGAGGCGCTGTTCTCCGCCGCCGAGGCGCGAGACATGGCGATGGTTGCGGGCAAGGTGATGATGGACCGTAATGCGCCCGATTCCGTGCTGGACACGCCGCAGCAGGGCTATGACGACAGCAAGCGCCTGTTGGAGAAATGGCACGGGCGGGGCAGGCAGCGATATGCGATCACGCCGCGCTTCGCCATCACCTCGACGCCCGGGCAGATGGAGGCCACCGGCGCGCTGGTGCGCGAGCACCCCGATTGCCATGTCCAGACCCATCTGAGCGAAAATCTCGAAGAAATCGAATTTACCTTGAGCCTGTATCCCGAGGCACGGGATTACCTTGATATCTATGAAAAATACGGGCTGCTATCGGATAAGCTCCTGTTGGGCCATTCGATCCATCTGCGCGAGCGCGAGATCGCCCGGATGGCGGAAACCGGAAGCCGTGCGGTGTTCTGCCCGACCTCGAACCTGTTCCTCGGCTCGGGCCTGTTCGACGAGGCGGGGCTGCGTGCGGCGGGTATCGTCAGCGGTATCGCTACGGATGTCGGCGGCGGCACCAGCTATTCGATGCTGCAGACGCTGAACGAGGGCTACAAGATCCTGCAACTGCGCGGGCAGAAGCTGCACCCGTTGCAGGCCTTCCACTGGGCGACGCGGGGCAATGCGCTAGCCCTGGGGATGCAGGACCGGATCGGCACGCTGGAGCCGGGATCGGATGCCGATCTGGTGGTTCTCGACGCCGGGGCGACCGATGCGATGGCCTTGCGGATGGAGCGGGCGGAGGCATTGGCCGAAGAGCTGTTCATCTTGCAGATCATGGGAGATGATCGCGCCATCGCGCAGGTTTACGTGGCAGGAAACCCAAGAAAGCCTGCCGCCCAACCCAGGAATGGGCGGCAAGGAAAATCGGTCCGGGATCTGGTGGAATCTGCAGACTGATCCGGCACGGGCGGTCAATCTCGCCGGGATCAAGTCCGATTTCGGCCCGATCTGGTGCATGTTCACATAGTTTACGTATGCTGCATATATTCTGGATACCGGGAACAGGAGCATCATATCATGAGCATGGCAAGCGACGCCCGGTTCTGGGATCGGACGTCCCGGAAATACGCCAAATCCACGATTTCGGATATGCCGGGATATGAACGCACATTGGACCGGACCCGAAAGCTGTTGGGATCAGGCGGTCGGGTGCTGGAACTGGGCTGCGGGACCGGCACGACCGCGCTCCGGCTTGCGGAGGCGACGCAACGCTATCTGGCCACGGATGTTTCCACCGAGATGATCAGGATCGCCGAAGAGAAACACGCGGCCAGCCCTGTTTCGCCGCTGACCTTCCGCATAGCGACGGCGGATACGCTTGAGTCCGAAACCGGGCAGTTCGACGCTGTTCTGGGGTTCAACTACCTTCACCTGGTTCGCGACCTGCCGGGAACGCTCCATCGAATCCATGCAATGCTCGTGCCCGGAGGTTTGTTCATTTCCAAGACGCCCTGCCTTGGGGATATGAACCCGCTGATACGGCTTGTCTTGTTGCCTGTCTTGCGGGCGATCGGAAAGGCCCCTTATGTCGAGGCTTTCCGAAGCACGGAGCTGTGCGAGCTGCTTTCTAGCTCCGGTTTCGATATCGCCGCCACGGAACATCACGCAACCAAGAGCGAAGTCGGACGTCCCTATATCGTCGCGCGGAAGCGATGAGGCAGAGCAGGCTTCCTGCCGGATATTGACGATGCCTGAGCCGCAACCTAGACATGGGGCATGATGATGTTCACGCAGGCC
This region of Paracoccus saliphilus genomic DNA includes:
- a CDS encoding DUF6477 family protein; the encoded protein is MTAFTDITAFHPARAIQPSRRPRSLVRAGLAGQAGWHRRRDLPRLLRSPTCPPAGSALPRLKEEEERLNEARLARVPHYDMQRHVLVMIALMAEIRASPPPVTAPGTAIRARL
- a CDS encoding HAD family hydrolase codes for the protein MRIGLVIFDCDGVIADSEVLSASVMIAQLAELGLSIGPDDVRRDFLGRSFPTVAKVIRERFNRALPEDFEAEYRRRLLLRFEDELAPTPGLPAMLAQLRKPCCVATSSSRPRVERTLQLIGLSEFFGPHVFTSSQVAHGKPAPDLFLFAANRMGVDPAATLVIEDSLPGIEAARAAGMRVLAYRGASHLRGHPLATPADVHSFDNWEDFPHLLEEIETFGEIR
- a CDS encoding DUF6456 domain-containing protein, which gives rise to MIQRQNFPATHEVGEPRRQAPGPDTGKPDDVELYLRHIRDGVPIRALARELGCHASTVLRRVRRFEERRDDPLVDAALSARAEAPAAEQDERQFRQVLRRLAEPGAVMVTAKGMEKAIVTRDEIRTAVLDRSMAEAMALRGWVAQSVQGGRIQRYVLVPAGREALRRMLKTGGQDAEDHAGKHRVQGDRIIEDPEDGRRRRTRVNLAESPLLLLARHRDMDGQPFLTPGMVAAGERLREDFELAQMGPRVTQNWEGFLTAGIDVGRNAFGGGSISARDRVAAALRDLGPGLGDVALRICCFLEGMVMTERRLGWTARSGKIVLRLALMRLERHYEERYGKYAPPIG
- a CDS encoding hydrogen peroxide-inducible genes activator, whose amino-acid sequence is MNITFRQLRYFLALAEQGHFTRAAETIHVTQPALSMQIRALEDMAGGQLVERTPTGIVLTPRGRALADHARRVLATMSGLEQALRQPGQGGRLRLGMIPTVAPYLLPEALPELRASDIGRDLHLREAMTERLLNELESGRLDAAVVATPPENDSMVAVALFTDRFLLAGSSGRIAGFSDRADDLRPQSLDPAQLLLLDEGHCLGDQALEVCGLSRRGGRLDLGAASLSTLCRLAAQGMGLTFLPEIARRQEMAAAPGLAAIRFPDPQPARQVLLMRRASTPADGWFDELADTLRHAGQGLLADDEA
- a CDS encoding helicase HerA-like domain-containing protein; protein product: MAQILDGDAGTIFVGGGGEEYGTPQTMLLKYANRHGMIAGATGTGKTVTLQILAENLSLAGVPVFLADVKGDLAGLSRSGSDQAKLHEAFKKRADTIGLELDYQDFPVTFWDVWGEQGHPVRTTPAEMGPLLLSRLLDLTEAQEGVMNIAFRVADEQGLALADLKDLQAMLVWVGQNSSELSLQYGNVSSASVGAIQRALLVLENQGGDKLFGEPALELADLMRQDQAGKGMINILAADQLMNSPRLYATFLLWLLSELFEQLPEVGDPERPKIAFFFDEAHLLFDDAPKALIEKVEQVARLIRSKGVSVWFISQNPTDIPEDILGQLGNRVQHALRAFTAKDQKALRMAAENYRPNPDFDTAEAIQNVGTGEAVTSLLENKGVPGIVQRTLIRPPFSQLGPVSDSERAEVMKASPMAEKYGKTLDRESAQEILAKRAEEAGAEAEERAPAKADDDLFDMGNEEYKQARRYEPPKPAKPKSSRSSRSDSIAETFGKSLARQLGSRAGKELVRGVLGSLFRGR
- a CDS encoding LysR family transcriptional regulator — its product is MSYLESLRVFVRVIELGSITAGGRDLRLSPAVASNRIKDLENRFGVRLLNRTTRRLTPTEIGRAFYDHARRVIDTLDEAEAMVSSFSGKPQGVIRLTAPLGLGRRLIAPLIPPFCHENPGVEFRLRLSDRNVNIVEDAIDLAFFLGEPADSTLKWRKIADCPRMLVASPEYLAAHGTPEQPEDLADHNCLLLRYPRSPEYFWVLQAPDGPKKMMVSGRFDTDDGDVLTSWALGGEGIANRPFYEVAGDIEAGRLVNVLPDTPPMPAQFGSLTPHRRLQDPKVRMFADYAVRELKKVF
- the xdhA gene encoding xanthine dehydrogenase small subunit, whose protein sequence is MKPELRFLLNDQEIRLTEVGASDTLLDHLRIARRLTGTKEGCAEGDCGACTVLLGRLTEDGLVYEPINACIRFLASCHACHVVTVEHLRGPDGGLHPIQKAMVEHHGSQCGFCTPGIVMSLYGLWMSDPQAGVTQIEEALQGNLCRCTGYEPIVKAALAAGRQGGQAMDALAVERDAVAARLHAMREGRVELSKGDERAIIPADVDDFAAVLEENPDATIVAGATDVGLWVTKFLRDISPAVFIGHLMKGIEVNGDEIRLGAGVTYSEAAPLIAKHIPAAHDYWLRIGGWQVRNMGTIGANIANGSPIGDTPPLLIALGARIVLRKGAVRREVALEDFFIDYGKQDRAPGEFVEEVIIPTRPQAKLAAYKISKRRDSDITAVAAGFCLSVENGIITQAKVAFGGMAAIPKRAAKAEAALTGQPFAADSFDAAARAVAEDFQPLSDWRASAEYRQVIAANLFRRFWLEQSEPDLPVRLQYAVGE
- the xdhB gene encoding xanthine dehydrogenase molybdopterin binding subunit — encoded protein: MKDDTAIKGVAHAETIHDSAIKHVTGRAEYTDDLAEPHGLIHAYLGLAQCAHGRITGMDFTETLAAPGVIGVLTAKDIPGVNDVSPNGKDDDPVFAEEEVKFWGQPVFAVIAETRDQARRAAHMAKIGYEELPFALDPVAARDAGMDYVTEPLTLKRGDAGAGMAAAPRRIKGRFGIGGQDHFYLEGQIAMAVPGEDEDVAVNVSTQHPSEVQHMVAHVLDVPSHSVVVNVRRMGGGFGGKETQMNLFACVAAMAAKKWNRAVKIRPDRDDDMIATGKRHDFVVDYEVGFDDEGHILAVEGDWYARCGFSADLSGPVTDRALFHADNAYYYPDVLLRSHPMRTNTVSNTAFRGFGGPQGVIVAERMIEEIAYALGRDPYEIRQKNLYKNGQLTPYHQEISDQILPRIFEELEASSDYQARRQAVLDWNSKGGVIRKGIALTPVKFGISFTATWFNQAGSLIHVYSDGSIALNHGGTEMGQGLNTKVAQVVAEAFQCDISRIKITRTTTEKVPNTSATAASSGTDLNGMAALDAAEQIKTRLVDFVSERWQAPREDVRFVPGHVVAGETAIPWNEVIKAAYMARIHLSAAGFYKTPKIHWDRATGQGRPFYYFAYGAAVSEVSVDTLTGEYVIDRADVIHDVGRSLNPAIDKGQVEGAFVQGTGWLTCEELWWDDKGQLRTHAPSTYKIPLASDRPRIFNVTLADWSENSERTIKRSKAVGEPPFMLGISVFEAINMAVASVAEYREPARLDAPATPERVLMAVNRLKG